The Acidianus manzaensis genome has a window encoding:
- a CDS encoding MFS transporter has translation MNRKDLILASMMGTIIEWYDIFIFGTGAIYISAELFPPTNKTVALLNTFLVFALGFVTRPVGAIVFGHYGDRIGRKVMLLFTLLASGISSGLVGLLPTYDQLGLLTIILLVVLRLILGFGLGGEWGGAVLLLTENFSSRKTFWVSFVQSTVGIALVLGSSIFLILSLLTPSQFMYSIGWRIPFLLSFLITIVGIVIRLKIEETKEFLKIKERNEIYKLPVKELFKFHTKEVILGTLLSGALGTIFYVGAILLPAVMEGLGVISPSQGFTATLIMGALDSIFVFIGGKLTEIVNNKIKILILSNIIGLILLYPSFYIKDPLIVVTLISSYGIVHGIGYSPLASLLSDLFPTNIRYSGSSAGYQFGNSFIGGPASYVSDFLGAISYALYPVFAVSITLISLISLFTSKEKNTLEK, from the coding sequence ATGAATAGAAAAGATCTAATATTAGCTTCAATGATGGGAACTATAATTGAATGGTATGATATATTCATATTCGGAACTGGAGCTATTTATATTTCAGCTGAATTATTTCCTCCAACGAATAAGACTGTTGCGTTACTTAATACTTTTCTAGTGTTTGCTTTAGGATTTGTAACTAGGCCAGTAGGAGCTATAGTTTTCGGGCATTATGGAGATAGAATAGGAAGAAAAGTTATGTTACTTTTTACCTTATTAGCTTCGGGTATATCAAGTGGATTAGTAGGACTACTTCCCACATATGATCAGCTAGGATTATTAACTATTATACTCCTCGTAGTTCTTAGGTTAATTTTAGGATTCGGATTAGGAGGAGAATGGGGAGGAGCTGTCTTATTGCTTACCGAAAATTTTTCTTCTAGGAAAACATTTTGGGTAAGTTTTGTTCAGTCTACAGTAGGAATAGCATTAGTACTAGGAAGTAGCATTTTTCTTATACTATCTTTATTAACTCCTTCACAATTCATGTATTCTATAGGATGGAGAATTCCCTTTTTATTATCATTTTTAATAACAATTGTAGGGATCGTAATACGGTTAAAAATAGAAGAAACTAAAGAATTCCTAAAAATTAAAGAAAGAAATGAAATATATAAATTACCTGTAAAAGAGTTATTTAAATTCCATACTAAGGAAGTAATATTAGGTACTTTATTATCTGGGGCATTAGGAACTATATTCTACGTTGGAGCGATACTTCTTCCTGCAGTAATGGAAGGTCTAGGAGTTATTTCACCTTCACAAGGTTTCACAGCAACATTAATAATGGGAGCGCTAGATTCTATCTTTGTCTTCATAGGTGGAAAATTAACTGAAATCGTGAATAACAAAATAAAAATACTTATCTTATCAAATATTATTGGTTTAATATTATTATATCCATCATTTTATATTAAAGATCCATTAATTGTAGTTACGCTAATATCTTCTTATGGAATAGTTCATGGAATAGGATATTCTCCTTTAGCATCATTACTTTCTGATTTATTTCCTACTAATATAAGATATTCTGGCTCATCAGCAGGATATCAATTCGGAAATTCATTTATTGGAGGGCCTGCTAGTTATGTTTCAGACTTTTTAGGAGCAATAAGTTATGCATTGTATCCAGTTTTTGCTGTAAGTATAACATTAATATCTCTGATTAGTTTGTTTACTAGTAAAGAGAAAAATACTTTAGAAAAATAA
- the tmk gene encoding dTMP kinase, translating to MKGLLIAFEGIDGSGKSSQAKLLKDWIEMRKDVYLTEWNSSEWIHDIIKEAKKKNLLTPLTFSLIHATDFSDRYEKYILPMIKSGFVVISDRYIYTAYARDSVRGVNIDWVKKLYSFAIKPDFTFYIRVSPEIALERIKKSKRGIKPQEAGYDIFPNLTPEEGFLKYQSLVVEVYDKISKENNFIEIDGNKTPREIQMEIRKILGEYI from the coding sequence ATGAAAGGATTATTAATTGCTTTTGAAGGCATTGATGGCTCAGGTAAGTCAAGCCAAGCTAAACTACTTAAAGATTGGATTGAAATGAGAAAAGATGTTTATCTTACCGAGTGGAATTCATCAGAATGGATTCATGACATAATAAAAGAGGCTAAAAAGAAGAATTTGTTAACTCCTTTAACTTTCAGTCTAATTCATGCTACAGATTTCTCAGATAGGTATGAGAAATATATACTTCCTATGATAAAATCTGGCTTTGTAGTAATTTCCGATAGATATATTTATACAGCTTATGCTAGAGATAGCGTAAGAGGAGTTAACATAGATTGGGTAAAGAAATTATATTCATTTGCAATAAAGCCAGATTTTACGTTTTATATTAGAGTATCTCCAGAAATTGCGCTAGAAAGAATAAAGAAATCCAAAAGAGGAATAAAGCCTCAAGAAGCTGGATATGACATTTTTCCTAATTTAACTCCAGAAGAAGGTTTTCTAAAATATCAAAGTCTTGTGGTAGAGGTTTATGATAAAATTTCTAAAGAGAATAATTTTATTGAAATAGATGGAAATAAAACACCAAGGGAAATACAAATGGAAATAAGAAAAATTTTAGGTGAGTATATTTGA
- a CDS encoding zinc ribbon domain-containing protein codes for MKKCPICGTENQDDANSCSNCGYIFPSLEPFPSEQSNSASMPEGQPQSNGAPPEGSPTNVNNTSNKRKITLGILGIVIIALVAFGFLVLPSLLYHRPNNILGITEKYYGNEWYILNSDSGSEIIYSNNTARVSLLNGTSQIISYNSSGLAGTTLQITILNQKTTNYSIYILNVNFSNITVANEYFNYSTSSLKEEISSLNIPLNNMTFQQFSIFYITGGNITIDGTQYPIPGIAMAGYNNHFIEIESKGIILNQNFIKAIVSFLN; via the coding sequence ATGAAAAAATGTCCTATTTGCGGAACAGAAAATCAAGATGATGCTAACTCTTGCAGTAATTGTGGATATATTTTCCCTTCTTTAGAGCCTTTTCCCAGCGAACAATCAAACTCAGCTTCAATGCCAGAAGGACAACCACAATCTAATGGAGCTCCTCCAGAAGGCTCACCAACCAATGTAAATAATACATCTAACAAGAGAAAAATAACGCTAGGAATACTAGGAATAGTAATTATAGCGCTAGTAGCTTTTGGATTTCTAGTCTTACCGTCCTTATTATATCATAGACCTAACAATATTCTAGGTATTACTGAAAAATATTATGGTAATGAGTGGTATATTTTGAATAGTGATTCAGGATCAGAGATTATTTATTCAAATAATACTGCTAGAGTATCATTACTTAATGGGACATCACAAATAATAAGTTATAATTCTAGTGGGCTAGCAGGAACGACATTACAGATTACTATATTGAACCAGAAAACAACTAATTACTCAATATATATACTTAATGTAAATTTTTCCAATATTACAGTAGCTAATGAATATTTTAATTATTCTACTTCATCATTAAAAGAAGAAATATCAAGCCTAAATATTCCTTTAAATAATATGACGTTTCAGCAATTCTCGATATTCTATATTACTGGAGGAAATATAACTATAGATGGAACGCAATATCCTATTCCTGGTATTGCAATGGCTGGATATAATAATCATTTTATAGAAATAGAATCTAAAGGTATAATATTAAATCAGAATTTTATTAAAGCAATAGTTTCTTTTTTAAATTAG
- a CDS encoding CHAD domain-containing protein — protein MRILRPEYYANNNLHKALKINGTSKNEIHDMRVYIRKYFDVLYSIYPIYYNPDCLLLTKDILHTLGKIRDADICSINLKNRDLIALRVIKKAKKLSNCVIRKVYGSRLLVYDRIVKIYLSIPKMEDFHELRKNVRMARDLIESLGYDSKEIKALAKKMGDLRDQILRSECNGLTSPEVNISIYSEEARKAILKVIIAQDEFHHFKNTNQKSL, from the coding sequence TTGAGAATATTACGTCCTGAATATTACGCCAATAATAATTTACACAAAGCATTAAAAATTAATGGCACAAGTAAAAATGAAATTCATGACATGAGAGTTTATATAAGGAAATACTTTGATGTACTATATTCCATTTATCCTATTTACTATAATCCAGATTGTTTACTTTTAACTAAGGATATACTACATACTTTAGGTAAAATAAGGGACGCAGATATCTGCTCAATTAATTTAAAAAATAGGGATTTAATTGCATTAAGAGTAATAAAAAAAGCAAAAAAGCTAAGTAATTGTGTAATACGAAAAGTTTATGGTAGTAGACTCCTAGTTTATGATAGAATAGTTAAAATATATTTATCCATACCTAAAATGGAAGATTTTCATGAGTTAAGAAAAAACGTAAGAATGGCTAGAGATTTGATTGAATCCCTTGGTTATGACTCAAAAGAAATAAAGGCATTAGCTAAAAAAATGGGGGATTTAAGAGATCAAATATTAAGATCTGAATGTAATGGTCTGACATCACCTGAAGTTAATATTTCTATATATTCTGAAGAAGCTAGAAAAGCTATTTTAAAAGTTATAATTGCTCAAGACGAGTTTCACCATTTTAAGAATACAAATCAAAAAAGTCTATAA
- a CDS encoding AbrB/MazE/SpoVT family DNA-binding domain-containing protein, whose translation MSVVKVSKNFQVTIPVEIRRKFQINEGEFVKIVYDENEKTVKIIKMNEKQ comes from the coding sequence GTGTCAGTGGTAAAAGTATCTAAGAACTTCCAGGTTACAATACCGGTTGAGATAAGAAGAAAATTCCAGATAAATGAAGGAGAGTTCGTAAAAATAGTATATGATGAAAACGAAAAAACCGTAAAAATAATTAAAATGAACGAAAAACAATAA
- the thsA gene encoding thermosome subunit alpha has translation MANVLFRENTSRESGKDVMISNITAVKTLSEMLKSSLGPRGLDKMLVSSTNDIIVTNDGATIVKELDIQHPAAKIIVETAKVQDSEVGDGTTTAVVLSGFLLEEAGKLLDQNIHPTIIIDGFKQALELSLKISKDIAIKINPENKDFLKEIAYTTLSSKFFSGKEELDKVIDIAINAILEIMNKYGDNYSIDLDNVKYVKKRGESISDVELIKGYVLDKEVAHEGMPKRVDEAKIAILDFALEVKKPEISAKLSIASPEQIKSALDEQARYIKSIVDKLASIGANVVICQKGMDDIAQYFLAKKGIMGIKNVSRSDIEKIAKTTGGNIISSPNDLDSTYLGYAKTVSEKEVGKEKAIFIEGVKQAKVVTILVRGATDISMDEVERSFNDVLNAIRNVIIYPYVVAGGGAFEEEIAMRLRNNSLPGKQQLALEAFANAVEEIAVTLAETAGIDPTEALVNLRTMHSKSLDKSGVDVMNGKIVEDITKIGVLDPLKVKEQVLKGAVEATSAILKIDDLIAAAPSKQPQQQGGEGGYPGMGGYGGYPGMM, from the coding sequence ATGGCTAATGTATTATTTAGGGAGAATACTAGTAGAGAATCAGGAAAAGACGTAATGATTTCTAATATAACGGCAGTAAAAACATTATCTGAAATGCTAAAATCCAGTTTAGGACCAAGAGGATTAGATAAAATGCTAGTATCATCAACAAATGATATAATAGTTACAAATGATGGAGCTACTATAGTTAAAGAATTGGACATACAGCATCCAGCAGCTAAAATTATTGTAGAAACTGCTAAAGTTCAAGATTCAGAAGTTGGAGATGGAACTACAACAGCAGTAGTTTTGTCAGGATTTTTACTTGAAGAGGCAGGAAAGTTATTAGATCAAAATATTCATCCTACTATTATTATTGATGGATTTAAGCAAGCTCTTGAATTAAGCTTAAAAATATCTAAAGATATAGCAATAAAAATAAATCCAGAGAATAAAGATTTTCTGAAAGAGATAGCATATACAACACTCTCTAGTAAATTCTTTTCCGGAAAGGAAGAACTTGATAAAGTAATAGATATAGCAATAAATGCTATTCTAGAAATAATGAACAAATATGGAGATAATTATAGTATTGATTTAGACAATGTAAAATATGTGAAGAAAAGAGGAGAATCAATTAGTGATGTTGAACTAATTAAAGGCTATGTATTAGATAAGGAAGTAGCACACGAAGGTATGCCAAAAAGAGTTGATGAAGCTAAAATAGCTATTTTAGACTTCGCATTAGAAGTTAAAAAACCAGAAATTTCAGCTAAACTAAGTATTGCGTCACCAGAACAAATTAAAAGTGCTCTAGATGAACAGGCAAGATATATAAAGAGTATTGTAGACAAGCTAGCATCAATAGGAGCTAATGTAGTTATATGCCAAAAAGGAATGGATGATATTGCACAATACTTCTTAGCTAAGAAAGGAATAATGGGAATAAAAAATGTTTCTAGAAGTGATATTGAAAAAATAGCCAAAACTACTGGTGGTAATATTATAAGCTCACCAAACGATCTAGATTCTACATACTTAGGATATGCTAAAACAGTATCAGAAAAAGAAGTAGGAAAAGAAAAAGCTATATTCATAGAAGGAGTAAAACAAGCAAAGGTTGTTACAATATTAGTGAGAGGAGCTACAGATATATCAATGGATGAAGTAGAAAGAAGTTTTAACGATGTATTAAATGCTATTAGAAACGTGATTATATATCCATATGTAGTAGCAGGTGGAGGAGCATTTGAAGAAGAGATTGCGATGAGATTAAGAAATAATTCGTTACCGGGCAAGCAGCAATTAGCATTAGAAGCTTTTGCAAATGCAGTAGAGGAAATAGCAGTAACACTAGCTGAAACTGCCGGAATAGATCCCACAGAGGCGTTAGTTAATTTAAGAACCATGCATTCTAAGAGCTTAGATAAAAGTGGAGTAGACGTAATGAACGGAAAAATTGTAGAAGATATAACAAAAATTGGAGTATTAGATCCTTTAAAGGTTAAAGAGCAAGTATTGAAAGGAGCAGTAGAAGCTACTTCAGCAATACTAAAAATAGATGACTTAATAGCTGCAGCTCCAAGTAAGCAACCTCAACAACAAGGAGGAGAAGGCGGATATCCAGGTATGGGAGGATATGGTGGATATCCTGGCATGATGTAA
- a CDS encoding dTMP kinase, with the protein MIIAFEGIEGSGRTAHLEAVRKYLEKEGYGVITFGIQMSKLMGERISQVKKNIVFERRTLFLAYVTDLADQMENYVKPSIDSGFIALADGYVLTLMSWGLARGLEENWMKDVLSVFSEPVTYFSLVSKPEEIMKRIIKKKGYLDPLSAGIDICVKEDIFSAYEDYINKFQHALISLSNQENIVNTDRNFDEVNKEIVSKIENITS; encoded by the coding sequence TTGATAATAGCTTTTGAAGGAATAGAAGGATCAGGTAGAACAGCACATCTAGAAGCAGTAAGGAAATATTTAGAAAAAGAAGGTTATGGAGTAATAACTTTTGGAATACAAATGTCTAAATTAATGGGAGAAAGAATATCACAAGTTAAGAAGAATATAGTATTTGAAAGAAGAACATTGTTTTTAGCCTATGTTACAGATTTAGCAGACCAGATGGAAAATTACGTTAAACCTTCTATAGATTCTGGATTTATAGCATTAGCTGATGGTTATGTCTTAACTTTAATGTCGTGGGGACTAGCTAGAGGATTAGAAGAAAATTGGATGAAAGACGTGTTATCAGTATTTTCAGAACCAGTAACATACTTTTCCTTAGTATCTAAGCCAGAAGAAATAATGAAAAGAATTATTAAGAAAAAAGGATATTTAGACCCTTTAAGCGCAGGGATAGATATCTGTGTTAAGGAAGATATTTTCAGCGCTTATGAAGATTATATAAACAAATTCCAACATGCCTTAATTTCTTTATCAAATCAAGAAAATATAGTAAATACTGATAGAAATTTTGATGAAGTTAATAAGGAAATAGTGAGTAAAATTGAGAATATTACGTCCTGA
- a CDS encoding pirin family protein yields MIRKVSGLIQGRHTMDGAGVKLYRVFGGTEVAQITDPFLLLDFFGSSKPEEYIMGFPWHPHRGIETVTYVMEGKVEHEDSEGNKGVIYPGDIQWMTAGSGIFHQEMPKPLDDKEVLHTKVLNTNNKGLQLWINLPANKKMTTPVYRGLKNTQIPKEDIEGGYVKIVAGEYKGIPGPVKAGKDVDPTYLHVSLSPESEFYHKVKEGYTVLAYVIQGKAKFDPNSPEISEGNLVIFDQGDEIKVNTTENNSVEFILLAGKPLREPIAWYGPIVMNTQQQILEALSDLRKGTFIRNKTPIFE; encoded by the coding sequence ATGATAAGAAAAGTTTCAGGATTAATACAAGGCAGACACACTATGGACGGTGCAGGAGTAAAGCTTTACAGAGTATTCGGAGGTACTGAAGTAGCTCAAATAACAGATCCGTTTTTGTTATTAGACTTTTTTGGATCGTCAAAACCAGAAGAATATATTATGGGATTTCCATGGCATCCTCATAGAGGAATTGAAACAGTAACGTATGTGATGGAAGGCAAAGTAGAGCATGAAGATAGTGAAGGGAATAAAGGAGTTATTTATCCTGGGGATATACAATGGATGACCGCAGGAAGTGGTATATTTCATCAAGAAATGCCTAAGCCATTAGACGATAAAGAAGTACTACATACTAAAGTTCTAAATACAAACAACAAAGGCTTACAATTATGGATAAATTTACCTGCGAATAAAAAAATGACAACACCAGTATATAGGGGATTAAAAAATACTCAAATACCAAAAGAAGATATAGAAGGCGGATATGTAAAGATTGTAGCTGGAGAATATAAGGGGATACCAGGGCCAGTTAAAGCTGGAAAAGATGTAGATCCAACATACCTTCATGTTAGCCTCTCACCAGAAAGCGAATTTTATCATAAGGTAAAAGAAGGTTATACTGTTTTAGCATATGTTATTCAAGGCAAGGCTAAATTTGATCCTAATAGTCCAGAAATTTCTGAGGGAAACCTAGTTATTTTTGATCAAGGAGATGAAATTAAAGTAAATACAACAGAAAATAACTCAGTAGAATTCATTCTACTTGCAGGTAAACCACTAAGAGAACCCATAGCCTGGTATGGTCCTATAGTTATGAATACACAACAGCAAATTTTAGAAGCGTTATCAGATCTTAGAAAAGGAACTTTCATAAGAAATAAAACTCCAATTTTCGAGTAA
- the proC gene encoding pyrroline-5-carboxylate reductase has product MRIAILGSGKIGYAILKGLKENDIAEYLIGTGRSEATLNKIKNLGVEATSDNNYAVRNADYIIISVKPQHFMSLIKTIDPESWKEKTVISVMAGIKISTIKKLIEAREIYRAMPNINALIGKSTTAIAEGRNESVDKIFKSIGSTYWIQEDLLDVWTALIGSGPAFVAELVDAFVLGAVNCGMPRELAYNTVLDMIKSTSDMLSKSNSHPLDLRDNVTTPAGTTIKGLLVMESEGIKAGIIKTIEASYKRSIDLGKDMQNNLIS; this is encoded by the coding sequence ATGAGAATAGCAATACTAGGTTCAGGGAAGATTGGATATGCAATCTTAAAGGGGTTAAAAGAGAATGATATTGCAGAATATTTAATTGGTACTGGAAGAAGCGAAGCAACTTTAAATAAAATTAAGAACTTAGGAGTAGAAGCTACATCTGATAACAATTATGCAGTAAGAAATGCTGATTACATAATTATTTCAGTCAAACCCCAGCATTTTATGTCTCTCATAAAAACAATAGATCCAGAAAGTTGGAAAGAAAAAACTGTAATATCAGTAATGGCTGGAATAAAAATCTCTACTATCAAAAAATTAATAGAAGCTAGAGAAATATACAGAGCTATGCCTAACATTAATGCGTTGATAGGTAAATCTACTACAGCTATAGCGGAAGGAAGAAATGAGAGTGTAGATAAAATATTCAAAAGTATTGGTTCTACATATTGGATTCAAGAAGATCTATTAGATGTTTGGACTGCATTAATAGGTAGTGGACCAGCTTTTGTCGCAGAATTAGTAGATGCTTTTGTTTTAGGTGCAGTAAATTGTGGAATGCCTAGAGAATTAGCGTATAATACTGTTTTAGACATGATTAAGAGTACTTCAGATATGCTTTCGAAGTCTAATTCTCATCCCTTAGATTTAAGAGATAATGTAACCACTCCAGCTGGTACTACAATAAAAGGATTGCTTGTAATGGAGTCTGAAGGAATAAAGGCTGGAATAATTAAAACTATAGAAGCTTCATATAAACGTTCAATAGATTTAGGAAAAGATATGCAGAACAATTTGATTTCTTGA
- a CDS encoding cytosine permease, whose protein sequence is MAEKTLDRVSVTVFHKNSGQVDLETVFPREKYLWNAEIHPIKVNKRTWGWSTYFWIWISMAFIIPSWSLASIGLSLGLSVIQSIFIVFLGNAIVLIPMLIQSHGGARYGLAEPQLTRTRWGIYGAIIPSWIRAIIGAGWWGIESYIIAEAITGIYAITTNKLGIISYAVNNYSDYPFILSKDFPLIFWLSFILIIVMQIIVFYFSPINKSQPVLKWLARIGGPLILAGYLTLWIFFMDKIGWNTSSLFSISSSSSSPSLLSILAFLNANIAFWATMALTMPDYTRFAKNQFSQAIGQIPMPFIMLSIALMSTMTTASSLTLYGKAIWDPIILATLHMPPFLSIPILFTFIIATFLVNVFANAVGPAYDIANTFPRVLSWFKGSLILILIGLSIGAWSFYGNAYSFIDNWLLTYGGLLGSVEGIIIFDYALIRRFKFELTDVFWSKGRFRYWRGMNPAAVITFLIVSLIIYLPYNGENIVLDNAWILSFILSGLIYIPLMVLWIIPKYQPELKGSLKEGYYSEDTRKIFNINKK, encoded by the coding sequence ATGGCAGAAAAAACCCTAGATAGGGTTTCGGTCACAGTTTTTCATAAAAATTCTGGACAAGTAGATCTAGAAACTGTTTTTCCAAGGGAAAAATATCTGTGGAATGCTGAGATACACCCAATCAAAGTTAATAAAAGAACATGGGGATGGTCAACATACTTTTGGATATGGATATCTATGGCTTTTATTATTCCATCGTGGAGCTTAGCTAGTATTGGATTGTCCTTAGGTTTAAGTGTTATTCAATCTATTTTTATAGTATTTCTGGGAAACGCTATTGTATTAATTCCAATGTTAATTCAATCTCATGGAGGAGCTAGATATGGTTTAGCAGAACCACAGTTAACTAGAACAAGATGGGGAATATATGGTGCAATAATTCCTAGCTGGATAAGAGCAATAATAGGCGCAGGTTGGTGGGGAATTGAGAGTTATATTATAGCTGAAGCAATAACTGGAATATATGCTATAACTACAAATAAATTAGGCATAATAAGTTATGCAGTAAATAATTATTCCGATTATCCATTTATCTTAAGCAAGGATTTTCCCTTAATATTTTGGTTATCTTTTATACTTATTATTGTAATGCAAATAATAGTATTTTATTTCTCTCCAATAAATAAGTCACAGCCAGTATTGAAATGGTTAGCTAGAATAGGAGGTCCACTAATACTAGCAGGATATTTAACACTTTGGATATTCTTTATGGACAAAATAGGCTGGAACACTTCTTCTTTATTTTCTATATCTTCTTCATCATCTTCTCCTTCATTACTGTCTATACTAGCTTTTCTTAATGCTAACATAGCATTTTGGGCAACTATGGCGTTAACTATGCCTGATTATACTAGATTTGCTAAAAACCAGTTTTCTCAAGCAATAGGTCAAATTCCTATGCCATTCATAATGTTATCTATCGCTTTGATGTCAACTATGACAACTGCTTCATCGTTAACCCTTTATGGCAAGGCAATATGGGATCCAATAATATTAGCAACCTTACATATGCCTCCATTTTTAAGTATTCCAATACTTTTTACATTTATCATAGCTACTTTTTTAGTCAACGTATTTGCTAATGCAGTAGGTCCAGCATATGATATTGCTAATACTTTTCCTAGAGTATTATCTTGGTTTAAGGGATCATTAATTTTGATTTTAATTGGATTATCTATAGGGGCATGGAGTTTTTATGGCAATGCATATAGCTTTATTGATAATTGGTTACTAACATATGGAGGTTTACTAGGAAGTGTAGAAGGAATAATAATTTTTGATTATGCTCTAATAAGAAGATTTAAATTTGAATTAACTGACGTGTTTTGGTCAAAAGGAAGATTTAGATATTGGAGAGGAATGAATCCAGCTGCTGTTATAACATTCCTTATAGTTTCTCTAATAATTTATTTACCATACAACGGAGAAAATATAGTATTAGATAATGCTTGGATTCTATCGTTCATTCTTTCAGGTCTAATATATATTCCATTAATGGTTTTGTGGATAATTCCAAAATATCAGCCAGAGTTAAAAGGTTCATTAAAAGAAGGATATTATTCAGAAGATACAAGAAAAATTTTTAATATTAATAAAAAATGA
- a CDS encoding DUF72 domain-containing protein encodes MEIYVGTSGWMYNWNPKRSLSWYVENSGFNAVELNASFYRFPTYKQVSSWKKYNIKWAVKVNRIITHIKRLTDIEIWNKFESIVKDLNPDFYLFQMPPSFKFNDDNLDKVKKFEKIVGEKMAIEFRDPKWYQTDLDLKITVVSIDSPIGVYIINTSGTVYLRMHGRDNWYFYEYNDNELKDDISKILELNPKKIYIFFNNDLWMLENGKRMLELFNDNK; translated from the coding sequence ATGGAAATTTATGTAGGAACATCTGGTTGGATGTATAATTGGAATCCTAAGAGAAGTTTGAGCTGGTATGTAGAAAATTCAGGTTTCAATGCAGTTGAACTAAATGCCAGTTTTTACAGATTTCCTACATATAAGCAAGTTTCATCTTGGAAAAAATATAATATAAAATGGGCTGTAAAAGTTAATAGAATAATCACCCATATAAAGAGATTAACTGATATCGAAATTTGGAATAAATTTGAATCAATAGTAAAAGATCTTAATCCTGATTTTTATTTATTTCAAATGCCCCCATCTTTCAAATTTAACGATGATAATCTTGATAAAGTCAAAAAATTCGAAAAAATTGTAGGAGAGAAAATGGCAATAGAATTTAGAGATCCTAAATGGTATCAAACTGATCTAGATTTGAAAATTACAGTAGTTTCAATTGATTCTCCTATAGGAGTTTATATAATTAATACTTCAGGAACAGTATACTTACGAATGCATGGTAGAGATAATTGGTATTTCTATGAATATAATGATAATGAATTAAAAGATGATATTAGTAAAATTCTTGAATTAAATCCAAAGAAGATTTACATTTTTTTCAATAATGACTTGTGGATGCTAGAAAATGGAAAAAGAATGCTAGAACTATTCAATGATAATAAATAA